Genomic window (Candidatus Nealsonbacteria bacterium):
AGCTCTGGTCAGCCGGCTGCTTGGTTTGGTTCGAGATCGGCTTTTAGCCGGCCATTTCGGGGCCGGCCAGGAACTTGATGCTTATTTTCTTGCTTTTAGGATTCCTGATTTTGTCTATGGGATTTTAATTATGGGAGGGGTTTCAGTTATTTTTTTGCCGGTTTTTGCTGAATACTTTAAGAAAAGCGAAAAAGAGGGCTGGCGCTTAGCCAATGTGGTCTTAAATTGCTTTTTAGTTTTACTGATTATTCTTTGCGGAATTTTAGCCATTCTAACTCCCTGGCTTATTAAATTGATTGCCCCGGGGTTCGACCCGGTCCAGAGAGATTTAGCCATTTCTTTAACCAGAATAATGTTTTTGAGCCCGATTTTTTTTGGCCTGTCTTCCATTTTTTCTGGCATTTTGCATTATTTTAATCGTTTCTTGGCTTATTCTGTCGCTCCGATTTTGTATAACCTTGGCATAATTTTCGGCATTATTTTTTTTGTTCCCATTTTTGGCGTTATAGGTTTAGTTTATGGTGTAATCTTGGGCGCTTTTTCTCATTGGGTAATTCAAATTCCAGCAGCCAAATCCTCTGGTTTCCACTATATTCCCATTTTTAATTTTAAATATCCCGGCTTGCTGAAGATTTTTAAGCTTATGACCTGGCGGGTAATCGGCGCCTCTGTTCCTCAGATTAATTTAATAGTTATTACTGCCATTGCTTCTACCCTAACAATAGGAAGCATCGCTGTTTTTAATTTCGCCAATAATCTTTCCCATTTTCCCATAGGCATTATCGGCGCTTCTTTTGCCATGGCCGCTTTTCCGGCTCTCTCTCGGGCTTGGGTTAACGGCGCCAAAGAAGAATTCTTGGAAAATTTCTCTTCCACTTTTAGGCAGATTCTTTTTTTGGTAATTCCTGTTTCGGTATTGATATTTTTATTTAGAGTGGAAATTGTTCAGCTGATTTTGGGGACAGGTCGATTTGGCTGGCATGAAATCCAGTTAACCGCCGCTTCCCTGGGCCTGTTTTCTTTAGGAATTTTCGCCCTTACCCTGACTCCTTTTTTGCTGAGATTATTTTTTTCTCTCCAGGATGTTAAGACGCCAACCATTGTTGGTTTAATTTATATGGCTTTGACTATTGTTACTTCTTTTTTATTTGTCTGGTTGCTGGGATTTTCTAATTTTTTTCAAGAATTTATGGCCAGGGTTCTGAATTTGACTAACCTTGAAAACATCCAGGTTATTGGCTTGCCTCTGGCGGTTTCTCTATCGGCTATACTTTATTTTTCTTTACTTTTATTTTTTTTGCAAAAGAAAATGGGCGATATCGGGCTGGGAGAAATCTGGCGCTCTTTAAGAAAAATAATCTTTGCCAGTCTTTTGATGGCCCTGGTCGTTTATTTCCTTTTCCCCCAGGCAATTTTGGCTGCTATTTTCGGCACTTTAATTTATCTTCTGGCCGCTTTTTTCTTAAAATCCCCGGAAGCCGAAACTATTAAAACCTCAATTTTAAAGCGATTTACTAAAACCTAACAAAAATGGAAATTATAAATCAAAATCAAATACGTAATTTTGTGATTTGCGCTCATATTGACCATGGAAAATCCACTTTGGCCGATAGGTTTTTGGAATTGACGAAGACCATAGCCAAAGAGAAAATGCGGCCTCAGTATCTGGATGCCATGGATTTGGAACAGGAAAGAGGCATTACCATTAAAATGCACCCCGTGCGAATGTCCTATACCCTAGATGCTATACGCTATACGCTAAATCTTATTGACACTCCCGGCCATGTTGATTTTTCTTATGAGGTCTCAAGGGCTTTGGCGGGCGTAGAGGGAGCAATTTTGTTGGTTGACGCCATAAAAGGAATTCAGGCCCAGACCCTGGCTAATTTGGAGTTGGCCAGGAAAGAAAATTTAATTATTATTCCGGTAATCAATAAAATTGATTTGATTGAGGCAAAAGTCCAAGAGACCAAACAAGAACTAGCCAAATTATTAAACATTTCTCCAGATGAAATTTTTGAAATTTCAGCCAAATTCGGCACCAATGTTGAAAATTTATTAAAAGCAATAATTGAAAAATTTACTCCGCCAAAAGGGGAGCCGGAAAAACCGTTCCGGGCTTTGATTTTTGATTCAAAATACGATTCATTCAAGGGTGTGATTGCTTACGTCAAAGTGGTTGATGGCAAAATCGGTCTTGATGAAAAAATCCATTTAATTCAAAGCAAGGCAGAGGGAAAAATAAAAGAAATCGGTTATTTTACTCCCGAATTGTCTCCTCAAAAAGAATTAAAAGCTGGAGAAATTGGTTATATTGCCACTGGAATAAAGGAGCCGAGAAAAGTAAGGGTTGGAGAGACCATAACGAAAAGAACAGGTGTTATTAAGGCAGAACCGTTGCCGGGCTACCAAGAGCCAAAACCAATGGTTTTCGCTTCAATTTATCCTGAAAACCCGAATGATTTTGAATTATTAAAAGAAGCCATTTCCAAATTGAAATTAAACGATGCTTCTTTGGTTTTTGAACCGGAAATTAAAGAATTTTTAGGCCGGGGTTTTCGCTGCGGCTTTTTGGGTTCTTTGCATGCCGAAATTTTTTCCGAAAGGATTGGCCGGGAATTCGGTTTGAATTTGGTTATTTCCTTTCCCTCGGTTGCCTATAAAATTATCAATAAAAAAAATGAGGAGTTTTTAATAAAAACAGCTTCCGATTGGCCATCGGAATCGGAAATTAAAGAAATTCAACAACCGTGGGTAAAATTAGAAATAATCACTCCGGTTATTTATTTGGGAGAGGTTTTGAGCCAAGAGAGACGATTGTTGATTTATGAAGCTCCCCTTAAAGAAATAATCGTTGGTTTTTACGATAAATTAAAAAACCAAACCAAGGGCTTCGCCTCTTTAAATTATGAATTTTTAGAATACCGAAGAGGCAATTTAGTTAAATTAGAAATTTTAATTGCCGGAAAAAAAGAAGAGCCGTTTTCCAAAATTATCTTTAAAGAAGACGGCTATTTTGAGGGGAAAAAATTAGTTGAAAAATTGAAAGAGATTTTACCCGGCCAGCTTTTTTCGGTTCCCATTCAAGCGTTAATTTCCGGCCGGATTATTGCCAGAGAAACAATAAGGGCCAAAGGAAAGGATGTTATCGCTCCCCTTTATGGCGGAGATTATACCAGAAAGAAAAAGTTATTGGAAAAACAAAAAAAGGGAAAAAAAGAATTAAAAGAAAAAGGCCGGATTGAAATTCCTTCCAAAGTATTTTTAGAGATATTCAAACAGGATTGATGTTTTCAAAAATAAGTTTTTTTTGTATAATTTATAATAGAGTGGTAAGGAGGAACGTGGTCAAATGGCTATTATGAAAATCTCCAAAATTTCTGTTCCAAGTCCGCCCGGCATAGTCGCCAAGCGATTTGCGCGAGGGTTAAACCCTGGTGTCCCTGCCAAACCATTTGAAAAACTATTTAACTGGTAAAAAATCATGGAAAGGTTTACTAAACCATCTCAATTTAATAAAACACCTGAATCTAAAATGCGGTCGCTAATTAAAGAAAAAGCTGAACAAAAACCATTTGAAAATCCGGCGGTTCAATCATTTTTTAATAAATGGTTTGAGATAAATAGTTCTATTAAGCCAGAGATAATTGACCGTCATAATTGGCAGCAAAGAGAAAGAGACAAAAAAGGCATTTTGGAAAAGACCCCAGATGGAAAACAAACTTTATTTATCCCCAAAGACCTGCGATTATGGGAAATGATTGGCCTGATGGAGGTGGTTGACCGTAACATTTTTGTCAGCAAACACGAACGACAAGACGAAGAAAAGAACCAACTATTGGCCCTGGCTAAAACATTCCGCAATACAGGCATTTAT
Coding sequences:
- the murJ gene encoding murein biosynthesis integral membrane protein MurJ, which encodes MLNRFFNSQTKTITFAAFLLAASALVSRLLGLVRDRLLAGHFGAGQELDAYFLAFRIPDFVYGILIMGGVSVIFLPVFAEYFKKSEKEGWRLANVVLNCFLVLLIILCGILAILTPWLIKLIAPGFDPVQRDLAISLTRIMFLSPIFFGLSSIFSGILHYFNRFLAYSVAPILYNLGIIFGIIFFVPIFGVIGLVYGVILGAFSHWVIQIPAAKSSGFHYIPIFNFKYPGLLKIFKLMTWRVIGASVPQINLIVITAIASTLTIGSIAVFNFANNLSHFPIGIIGASFAMAAFPALSRAWVNGAKEEFLENFSSTFRQILFLVIPVSVLIFLFRVEIVQLILGTGRFGWHEIQLTAASLGLFSLGIFALTLTPFLLRLFFSLQDVKTPTIVGLIYMALTIVTSFLFVWLLGFSNFFQEFMARVLNLTNLENIQVIGLPLAVSLSAILYFSLLLFFLQKKMGDIGLGEIWRSLRKIIFASLLMALVVYFLFPQAILAAIFGTLIYLLAAFFLKSPEAETIKTSILKRFTKT
- the lepA gene encoding translation elongation factor 4 produces the protein MEIINQNQIRNFVICAHIDHGKSTLADRFLELTKTIAKEKMRPQYLDAMDLEQERGITIKMHPVRMSYTLDAIRYTLNLIDTPGHVDFSYEVSRALAGVEGAILLVDAIKGIQAQTLANLELARKENLIIIPVINKIDLIEAKVQETKQELAKLLNISPDEIFEISAKFGTNVENLLKAIIEKFTPPKGEPEKPFRALIFDSKYDSFKGVIAYVKVVDGKIGLDEKIHLIQSKAEGKIKEIGYFTPELSPQKELKAGEIGYIATGIKEPRKVRVGETITKRTGVIKAEPLPGYQEPKPMVFASIYPENPNDFELLKEAISKLKLNDASLVFEPEIKEFLGRGFRCGFLGSLHAEIFSERIGREFGLNLVISFPSVAYKIINKKNEEFLIKTASDWPSESEIKEIQQPWVKLEIITPVIYLGEVLSQERRLLIYEAPLKEIIVGFYDKLKNQTKGFASLNYEFLEYRRGNLVKLEILIAGKKEEPFSKIIFKEDGYFEGKKLVEKLKEILPGQLFSVPIQALISGRIIARETIRAKGKDVIAPLYGGDYTRKKKLLEKQKKGKKELKEKGRIEIPSKVFLEIFKQD